The following nucleotide sequence is from Hevea brasiliensis isolate MT/VB/25A 57/8 chromosome 7, ASM3005281v1, whole genome shotgun sequence.
CATCTTCACTGCAATGCTCCTTGCCTTCCatatctaggcagccaaaagttgGAAACTACTGCGTTTTTCCAATTTTCCATCCTCAAGAACTGCCTTCTTCAAGCCGGCAATCTTTTCAAGGGAGATACAGATCAGGGGAATTTTTATTATGTGGTGAAGAGTCCTTGACATTGATGCCACACGTCCTACAAACTGAGAATAAGCTTTCCGCCTCACAGATGGCTGTGGAGTAGAGTGGGTGAATGATTCTTGGTGGGTTCCTAGCTCAGGAAACCGTTCTATCAGGATTTGGCAACATCACAATTTCATCAACCCGAGTTAAGGCGGCTAAATTCTTCTCAAATTAGCGAACTGCAATCCCGTCCAGGACACAGTGATTGTACCTGGAGGCCAGTGCCAGGCTTCTAACTCTATGAACTGTCACAGCATATTTGCCACATTAAAAAAGCAATCGTGCACTAGAAATCAAGATTATTATTGTAATTAATATGGTTTAACAAAGAACCTGCAAATGCAGAAGAGTATTGTGTTGAAGCTCCATTTCTTCTTCACCCTCTTTGCCCAAGAAGCGATAAAAGCTCACCAAGTTGGCTCAAAGTGGAGCAAGTTTTTGCAGCAGCAACGACTACTGCATCGTTACAGTCTACTTCTGCACCCTCTTCGTCCAAGAAAGCGATCCCGAAGCTCATTTTCGTTGAAAAATGAGACGAATTCTTGATATGTTTGATAGAAAAATGCGTCAGTTCTCTGTGGATATCTCTGGTAGAATCACAAATTTGTCAAATAGCTTCAAGTTCTCCTACTCTTTTTATGCTGAGTCAGACTAGAGTCGGCTTTAGCTTTACCTTTGCCTTTATACGTCCAAATATTTTCAGGGGGTTAATTGAAGAATGTATTTCGTTACATTAAGGAGATTAACCCGTAATAAAAAGAGATTAAcccttttataaaattaaatttattaatcattttataaaaaaaaaaacccaattaatttatttaggtcttaatatttacaataattagTCCTGTAATTTTAACTATTCACACTATCTGGTATCTTGATTAACATTAAAACAAACAGATTAacgttttatttaataaaaatttaataaaatataaagaatttaattttataaaatatataaaaaaattaattgagtttAAAAGCTGAgttgaataattaattttaataaattataaaaaataataacttattataaaattaattatttaatattgttatttaaaaaaatacattaataaattcctatatgtatatttttttcttctttttgttattttaacaAATTGAGCCTTGCTAACACCAGTCCTTACACGACGGGGCGGCGCGCTGGAGCTTCGTTTGATTGCAGGAATCTATCTCAAGCCCATAACTTGTGCCTCCGCTCGCATGATGAAGGGTTAGGGCTTTGATTTTCACTCCCTTCCATTCCAAAGCCGTGCAAAATTAATTCCAGTcctgttagggttagggtttaacGATTTCATAGACATGTATGCTGATCGAGTGGAAGCTGCGGCGAAGAGGTCGGTAAAGGAGCGTCTTAATGGCAATTCTACCGACGACTTTACTCGCCAGCGTAAAATTACTGGCAAAAGGTCTGTATTTTCGGAAATCGCTTtaacttcctttttccttctctGGGATGATTTACTTTACTGTAATTTGGCTTTTGTGTTTATTCTCATTGTTCGCATGATTGTACAAGTTTGATTTTTGTAATGTGTTTTGTCCTTTTCAATTTTATCCAAAGAGAATTctcctcttcattttctttttcccaGTCCTTCCCTTGCTGCTCTCATTTTGCAGTGGGTACCGTTTGCTTGGATATTCTAGCGCTTCAAATTGTGGATTTATTTCAAAGAGGATGATTGAGTTTCTCTAGGTGATATACCTAGGTGTTTGAGTCCCCCTCCTCCATTCGTATGATCAATTGCCATATTTCCTTGTGAGCAGTCCGGGTGATGCCATAGAATACAGATGAAGAATGCTAAAGAGTACCCTTCAGTGttaactttttatttattttgagaaTCTAGCTGAACATTAGTTCATGACATTCAAATTTTGCCTATCATTTTTTTTACCCGAAATTTATTGCGTGAATAGTTTGAGGAAATATCAGAATATAACTTGGACATTAGATGCCAAGGATGGGAAAGTCTAATTTGGGATTTTCATTCACATCTTTTTGACATAtgatagatgagagatgaagatccTTCATCACAAAATAGAGCAGTAGATTCCATCATGGAAGGTTCTAAATTGATGAAAGCATTTTGTAGTTCTTATTTGCTAACTTAGATTTGTACAATATGCAAGGCATGTTATAAGttttgctttaaaaaaaaaaaagaagagtaccatgagattttttatttatttgtcttATTGGTTTCTATTTGCTTTCCTAGTTTAGCCATTTGTTTTTGGTTTGTAAATTGCAAGGGGTTAAGTTTATCACATGGTATTCCTGTTCCACAACTCTCCTCTAGATTCTTTATTCATTATCCTTTACTGATCCTGTTTTAGTAAGGTCCAAACTCTATTAGCAAGTTGATTCCATATGTTTTGCAGGCAGAGGCAAGATGATAAGTGGGAACACGATCTCTATGACGAGGATGAACCACATGTTTCAAGTATGAATTGACTGTGACATACAGGCAACTAAAAATTGCTGCTATTGTTGGATGCAACTCAAATAACTATACTTGGTTTTTGACTTTTTGTTAATGGCTTGTGAAGATCGCAAAGTCAGTTCTCAAGATCTTCGACTGAAGCTTCAAAAGAAGAATCTCCCACAAGCGTCACAAACCGGAAGGGGTTCAGTTTCAGGTATGTGGGATTTACGTGAAAAGCTCTCTGGGACTATGAATTCACAACCAGCAAATGCTGATCCACCCAAACGAAAATTGGAGACTGCTAAACCAGCTATAAGAAGTGTTGCAGTTGACGCACCTGAGCCAGAGATTAAAAAGGTTTCTAGTGTGGCTCCTAGAAAAAAGTCTCAGCAAAAGGCATGCATCtacttttttctccttttttttcttttttttttttttgtgggagACTACCTTAGGTATGCAGCTTCTGATTTGTTTGCACTGCCTTAATCAAAATACCTGTTAGAAAACTACTGTCTGGGGTTAGTTTTCTAGTCAGGGTTGTTGTATGTTATTGCATGTTTAACAAGGGAAAGATTTTTCTCTATGTACAATGAATTGTGACCTAAAAAAATATGAATGTGGGTCATGTAGCATGCTTTGGGTTTCGAAAAGACATTATAGTGGAGTAAACTCTGAGAAATATAaaatagaaagagaaaaaaaaaagcgaATGATTAGCTAATGCTGTAAGTGAAAATCAGAGACCATTGCAAATTGAGTAGTGAGTTTTCCAGTAgagaaccttttttttttttgaaaagcaTTGTTAGCGTTTGTATGAATGTTGAAGGTTGTTTACAGGTATGCAATTTATCTACATCACAATAGATAACCAAAAATTTATTGTGGACATAAAAGTTTTATGATCACTTAGTGCGGTTGTGATTTTTCATAAGCTTTTGCAATTCTCTCATTCTGTGTTTTTACTGTGGAAGAGTTCATATGTGATATGTGTAATTGTGCCTTTATCATGCTTGTGAGAGAGGGACGGAGGTCCTTTTCATGAAAGGCAATAATTAGGAAGGCCACTACTACGCATGCACCTGCACATAGATACACTTGTTTCTGTAgctttcttttcttatttctaaGTTCTACATGTTTAGTGCAGGCTGATACTTCAATAGAAGGTTTTCTGCAATCAATAGGCCTTGAGAAATACCTCATTACTTTTCAAGCTGAGGAAGTAAGTAAATTTTGTGCTGTAATATGTTATTTGTTGACTCTATTCATCATCTTCAGgggcttttcttttattttactcAACGCAGGTTGATATGACAGCTCTTGTACACATGAATGATGAGGATCTCAAGGCTATAGGAATACCAATGGTGAACTTAAACTGCCCTTTCAGACATGGAATGCTTGTCTTTTGTGGTGCATTTTCATCTAGGCTAAACTCATTTCCAAGCCGCTCAACTTTTCAAGTTTGTGTTATTCGacattaagaaaaatattttttaaaaaattcccCATGTATTTTCAGAAAAATTAcaaaaaacaaaagaaagaaaaaactATTGGGAAGGAACAGAACCACAAAGAAGCATGGGACCATATTTCCAAAAGCAAACCAAATCAAGCAACAGATGAAAAACAAATCAAAACAATTCAAATTTCAGCCCTAAACAAGAACATAACCATAGACATACCACATCAAACCCTTGAACAAGTGAAACTCCTTTAACACAAACAAAATAtcccatctcaaactccaatctcAATCTTTTTATGCACTTTAACCCATGATTCAATCACCTTTAATGGATATCATGCCATCTAGCCTGCAATTCCTATGAGATCCCAAATTGCAAAGCAAGGTTTTCCTCTGAATCTGAAATGGATTGGGAAATTTTGTTTTgagcaggaaaaaaaaaaaactattgttTTTCCTCTGAATCTGAAATGGATTGGGAAATTTTGTTTTgagcaggaaaaaaaaaaactattgttttcctttcttttttattcttttcttttttttaaaaaaataatgatcTTTAGAAAAAAATCTCTCCTACCTTATTAACATGCCATTAAGCGGTGCTTGTTCTCCACATTTTTAACTCCAGTAAAAAATGTATGTGTTCAAAAATAAAAGTCTAGGGTTGTAATCAGAAACTATTCACCAAGGGCTTAATAACATAAACTTAAAAAGTTGCAGGGCTTGGATATGGGTTTAACCTTTCATCTATTGATGTGTTTGTGTTCTTTATATTGATGATGAAGAACTAGGGACCTTCCTTTCTTGATATGCACAAAAGAAATGTGAAAGGCCAAACTATACTCAAAAGGATCTCTAACCCCCCAAAATCTGTGTCAATATTAGAAGTCCAACACTAATTAGACTTATCATATCATTATTAGAATAACTATTGAGTTTTAGGTGGGTCATAACTCTTGAACATAGTTGTGTATGCCAAAAGCCATACAATCCTTATCCAACTTTCATGTTGTAACATGTTGTAAATTTAATACGCAAAAATTATTCCACAATGTCACAATAAAATTGTTAATTGAGAAAATATTTCAATTAGCTTATTTGTAATTATCTTTGAATAGCAAATGAAGAGGAAAAATAGTCTCTTAAAGAAGAAATCTTCGACCTACTTTTAATTCCTTAGTTCCTACGGTATGAGATAGAATAAATTTTCAACCTCTTGTATATACTCAATATGATGGGGGAAGTAGATTTTGAATTCCTTACTCCCTACAGTATGAGATGGGCATCCAACCATTGGGTTACTAGCTCAATTTTtttgtttacatttttttttttttttgccttttcttttccttttccttttttgcATGCCTAATTGTCAAATTGAAAATATATTACCCACCCTAAATTCTATATCACCTGCTCACTTGCGATTTGAGGAGGGAAGTCTCTGTCTATGATCTAAAATGTCACTTAGGTGTGAATTTTTATGTCTGGAATGCTTCAGGTTGCATGATAACCACGTGTTTTCTGGTGTAACTCTACTATACCTTCTAGATTAAGTGTCTCATTTTCATAGTTTCCTTCCTGCCACTTCTATGCCTACTCATTTTTGGTTTGTCGGTGGTTTCAGGGTCCAAGAAAGAAGATACTTTTAGCATTGGAATCTAGGGGTTAATCTTCAGAAGGGAAGTGCGTATGGCTAACATGGGGAAGGGAAGTGCATACTTGCATGTATTATTGGATCTTCAGTCCAATTAGTAGGACTGTTTTGGTTGATAGATGCCCGGATGTAACATTGTTTCCTGTTGGTTGTTCTTTGGTGTACTGCTGAAAGTGGCCTAAGTGGTTCATTTCAGATATGAAACTGGTTGAATTTTTTGCTTGAACCAGCCGTAGGATTTTTCTTCTTTTAGGTCCTCTCtctctatctttttttttttttttccggtgACTAGTGGTAAGATCTTTTTAGATCAATGAAATTCTATGTTCTTTTCTATCAACTGTTTTTTGGGTAATCATGGGGTGTTATGAAGTGCTTCTGGTAATGAAATAGCTCTAACTTAAAATAATAATTGGAGCttttggaagatttggaaggggcgaAAATCAATTTTCAAATTTGGGTCTTAATACTCCCATATTTGGGATGCATAAATTTATTACAAGTGAGTGCAGCCTCTGTTACATGGTTTCTACGTATTCATTTAGAAGTCAAAGTGGCAATATGTACTGTGTATGCATTGTTTGCTTTCACTGAACTTGGAAGGTTTTTAAACGAAAGAGAACAATTCGGCCTGCTATTGGAGAGTGGCTGTCAGGTTTCCATACAAGACTTTGATTTGCCCTTTGTCCTGCTATTTGAATTTGCCAGGTCAACAAGTGAACTACGCAAATGAATGTGACCCTCTTCTTTCTCTGAAATGTTAATGTGTAAGCTGAGTGCCATCTAGAAGAATTTTCAGCTAACTGATGAGAACTTATTCAATGTAAACCAAGACGTGATCTGTCTGACCTGAACAAACTTCTGTGAAGCACGAGACTAGCAATTTAAAgaatttcattttcaattatcATCCATTACACCACTCTTAGCTAAGCCAGATCTCTCAAGTTAGCTGCGAGGGTTAAGCATCTTGTGCAGCCCAAGACATGCCTTCAGGCTCCTGCCTTTTCCACAGGCGAAGGATTCGCTTTTTCAATGGGCCACTAATATATCTAATGAACCAGCCGACACCAATGATGCCTAGGAATTTCTAGGGTCCTCCAGAACATCAAATGATATACATAAGCTAGCAAAACTACAGAAAAATCTTTCAAAAATGCAATCGCCTGGCGGCTCAATTCCTTCTCCTGTGTCATCTTGCATCTTCTCCAACTGCTGGAACCTTCATGTCAAATTATGTTCAGGGAAACGACTAAGACTCTACCTTTGCTTTAGCCTTCCATAATGACTACTTCGCACTTTATTGCTTGTATCTCCTCCATTCTCTTAAATCCGCAAGGAGAACATGCACTGAAACTGGCAGGAATAAAGGCTGCTCAGACAAGAAGCAAAAGAACACATAATGGGAGAAGAAAGGCTGCTCTTCCATGTTATAGTTTTCAGCTTCCATTGTTTAGCAGAAAGCAAGGAAAAGTATAAAAAACGGACCAAGTAAATGTCAAAGACAAACAAGACTCTTCAAGACTGCAGCTGTGCTTAAAAACAGAGTTCTGGAATCCAAACCTTTTTTTTGTGCACTTGACTTTTAATGGAAGTGTTTCCCTCACAAAAGCCTCGGTCAATTAGACAACTGTGTATGTAGGAGAATTGATTCTTATCCATTTGACAATCACTTTGGAAAAACAGCGGCCGAGCAAATGGGAAATTGATGTCAACCATCAATTGTCAGCAAACCAGGTAAAAGGATTTGTTTTTCATATTTTCACAAGAATTCATGTAAATTGATTGAGGTTTCACTGATAAAGAAAAAGAAGACCTTTTTTTTATGGTATGGGGTTCCCAACTGATAGTGATAGAAATCCAAAATCCCTTTGAAATCTGTTTCCCTCCATTTTCATTTCTTATTTACTTGATACAACGGCTGCTGGTACAGGCGCAGAAGACAAGTGAGGTTTTTTGcttctaataattttatttatgcgGTCTCTTCCATGGCCAAATTGCCTCATACCTCTCCTCTTTGCTTGCAAAGACAAAATATCCGTCGCCCAAATCCACACTCTCATGCTCACAACTGGTCTCTCTCCCAACTCAAACTCCCTTGTCCGCTTAATTGCTTCATATGCGCGCGTTGGCGACATCGTTTCCGCCCGCCGCATATTCGATAAATTGACTCAAAGAGGCGTGGATGCATGGAATTCTATGATAGTTGCGTATTCTCGAATTTATCCGAGTGAAGTTTTAAACCTTTACTATAAAATGATAACCGAGGGAGTTAGACCTGATAGCTCCACTTTCACGGTCGTGCTAAAGGCCTGTTCAAGCTTGATGGAGTTGGAAGCGGGAGAGGAAATTTGGCATTGGGCGATGGATTTTGGGTATGGGAGTGATGTGTTTGTTGTGTCATCTGTATTGAATTTATACGCTAAAAGTGAGAAAATGGACAAAGCAAAGGTggtgtttgataaaatgttgaaaAGGGACATTGTCAGTTGGACTACTATGATAACAGGATTTGTAAAAAGCAAGCGGCCTTCGGAAGCCATTGATGTTTATAGGAGAATGCAGAAGGCGGGGTTTGAAGGAGATGGAGTTGCGATAGTGGGGTTGATTCAGGCTTGTGGTAGTCTTGGAGATTCAAAATTGGGTCTTTCTATTCATGGGTATATGGTTAGGAGAGAGATGGCCATGGATAATGTCCTCCTTCAAACTAGCCTTGTTGATATGTACGCTAAGAATGGGTTATTGGAGCTTGCTTCGCTTGTCTTCAAGGAGATGCcacataagaatgttatttcttggGGAGCATTGATTTCTGGCTTTGCTCAGAATGGTTTTGCGGGGAATGCGCTTGAATTGCTGGTTGAAATGCAGAGTTTTGGGTTCAAACCAGATTCAGTTTCTCTTATCAGTGCGCTTTTGGCATGCTCACAATTGGGATATTTGAAATGGGGAAAATCTCTACATGGATATATTGTTAGAAGGCTTCATTTTGAGCAAGTTTCAGGCACTGCATTGATTGACATGTATGCTAAATGTGGAGCACGTTCTTATGCACGTACCTTATTTGAACAAATAGATTCTAGGGACTTGATATTGTGGAATGCAATGATTGCTAGCTATGGAATCCATGGAGATGGGAAGGAAGCTCTCTCACTATTCCTCCAGATGAGAGAAACAAACTTAAATCCAGATCATGCAACTTTTGCTTCTCTTCTATCAGCTTGTAGCCACTCAGGACTAGTAGAAGAAGGTAAACACTGGTTTCATTTCATGGTTAATGAATCTAAGATCCAGCCGGATGAGAAGCATTATGCTTGTATGGTTGATCTTTTGAGCCGAGCAGGACAAGTGGAAGAAGCTTATCAGCTAATAAAATCAATGCACACTGAACCAGGGCTTGCCATTTGGGTTGCTCTTTTATCAGGTTGCTATAATTATAGAAATTTATTGATTGGAGAGATGGCAGCAAAGAAGATTCTTGAGTCAAATCCGGATGATCTGGGAATTTATGTTTTGGTTTCAAACTTCTTTTCCATGGCCAAGAAGTGGGATGAAGCAGCTGTTTTGAGGAAGATAATGAAAAACACGGGAATGAGGAAAGTGCCTGGTTATAGTGCAGTGGAAGTGAATGGGAAACACCAAGTTTTTCTAATGGAACACAAGAGCCTCAATCAATATGAAGATATATTGCAAATATTGGGCACTCTGGATGATGAGATGAGAGCTAACAGATGTGTCCCAGAGACTGAATTGGTGTTTCATGGCATGGAAGAAGTGAAAGGACATTTTCTTTAGTAATCGCTTTGAGATCCTTGTTGCATAAAACCCAAACTTCCAATCACATTAACAGCTCATCTTATGGAGCTTTCTTCTAATCACAATTCACACTAAACGGGCTAAAGAAAACGTCATCGTCGTTGGACAATTTGCATCAAGCAAAAGTACTCCCCTAGCAGGTTCTAGCAGTTCTTTATTTAGTTCCACATGCATTTGTTGTCTGTAAGATATTTGACATTGTTAATTCTAAAGTCTAAACCTGCCTTCCATCCCATTCTACAGGAGTCTGCTAAGAACAGAGATTACCTTTTGAACTGAAAGGCTCGGTCACAGCCAGATGTTTGTTTATAAGAGTGGAGCATAGTCTGGAGAAAGAAAGCAAAGGCCAGGATCACCTTTCCATCTGTACACTGAGGCTCTGAGTCTCTACCTTTTGTGTCCCGGAATTTTCTGGCTCTCTGACACAGATCAAGAGTATTCAGCCACGTAGGCCATTAAGCAGATTGATGTGCCTGTTTATTCTGGATCCCAGTTGCATGTGGTATAATAGAGATGATGTGTTTCCAATGTATATGATAATTATTCTTTCTATATCTTATGTGTGATGCAGTAGAATAGATGTTTCaacattttcttgttctattgctTGGGGACCTCCGCTTGACAGGAAAAAATTTTAGTCATCTGCTCCATCTATTTTCTAATCTGATCAGGATTTGGTTGCCAAAGTCCTTCACTGTAATTGCAAATAGTTAGGCACACTTGCAACAGAACACACAAGAGGAAGAAAGAGAAAGCATAATACATTTACGAATAATTCCAAGTTCCCAACTATCTCCACCAGTTTCAAATATATGAATGCCATCAACAATCTAAGTCACATGACTATACCCGTTGGAGAAAGTTAAATAGAGAGAAAAAGCCGCTATCAACAATAGAAAACAAAGATGGCAGAACCAAAGATTCTAGATTTAAGAATTACAAAATTTCTGATCCTGGTCAATTGGAACCATTCTCTGTTCTGGGAAATGTTGCCAATGCCTCCTTTTACCCTACTAAGATGCATTGAATAATGGCCATTTCCATGAGTCAGGGACGTTTTCTGCCAAAACTCAGTGAACAAAAATACTTCACAAAACCTGAATTACTTACTTggcaaatttcaaaattttctcagCCCTTGTATCCTAGACCTTGAGCCTGAAGATTTTGGTTGTCTTCTAGCAAACGGTCATATTCAAGTAATAGGTCAGCAGATTGTTTCTGAAGAGAAGCAACATGGGCTTCGGCAGTTTCAATCTGCTTCTCCTTCACTTCATTTTCCAACTTCAGCTTGTTCAAATTCTCTGATAGAGTAGAAATTTGCTCCTTTAGTAGCTTTATTTCATTGGAAGCTTTCTCCTCCTTCTCTTTAAGCTGCATTTTATCTTTCTGAAGCCTTTCAGCTTCTTCTTTTGAAGATCCAATACTACTTCTCAATCCAATAAGTTTTGTAAGATAGTGGTGCACACGATCAATCATGAACCCAAGAAATAGTGTGAAACCTGAAAGATCAAGTTCAAGTCATTAGGGACAGTGGACTGAACTAAAGGCTAAGAGCAGTGGTCAATTAAAAAACTCCATTGTTTATATGCTGCAAGCAGCAGAACTTCAAGCTTAAGGTACACAACATGCCATATTTGGCGAGCTCACAGAGCCCATAATCAAAGACTTATAAGAATTTTaatatgccaaaaaaaaaaaaagtggggtGGGGAGATGCTTTATTAACCACTCATCCAGAGATGATGGTGAACTCAAGGTAAAACAAGCAGGTCTTTTAAAATATCTATCAGGTGAACACAATTGATATCTTTATTTCATAACTAACAGCTATAAAACTAAAAAGATTAAGATTACAGTTTCTCTTTCTGTGATAAATACATAGACCAAAAGTCTACTCAACATTTGAATGCACACAAGGACACTTATACAACTATCCTTCTCTGTTGTATGTGTGCTTTTACCTTGACAAACCAAAAAAAGTGTGAAATCCTACTGATTGTTTTCTTGTTTTCAGACCAACAATGAAGAGCGCCTTTTTCATCCAAGAAGAATAGAGAGCACAAGGACCAGTTTGGCTTTCTCCTTTTCAGATCCTACTGATGATTTTTACCTCATCCCTATTACAATGTTCAAAGCTGGTCAAATATCTCCAAAATGTTTTAGTGTTACCAATCACCAATGTGGAGTTAAACCATCATAGGACAAAGTTCAATTATTTCTTTGTACACTCTATTTacagaaaattcaagaaaaaaaatacaacctgTTCTGACTAAAAGAAAGCAGTTATGGCTAAGCAGTTACTTCAACTGATATTAACCTTCCACAAGATAATATATTAATTGAGTTTAGGCTAATGAAAGGCATGGGATCTCTTCTAAAAGAATAATTAATGTAAGAATCCCAGTAAGAGACGGAAATTTTAAATTTCTCCAAACCAAAAAAGGGGAGTAATCATAGAATACTAGTGATACACAAACTGTCTCCAAGAAGGTCATTTTGTTCACCAATTTCCATGCAAATCTAATATCTCCGGGATCTCGAGGATTCTCATGACTTTAAATGTTGTCTATGATTCTCATCTAAACTTTCTGCACCATGAAGAACAATACACACATCTAAAGGCATAATTATTCATAGAAGCAATATGCTTTTATGCAATAGCTCGTGCAGCCTGGACTCGCATTCATTCTAAGCTATTTCTCAGTAACTTACCTCCCAGCAGCAATTTCCACCTCTTAGCCCCATATGTAATAGGATATTATCAAAGGTACTGTCTACTCAAAAGCTAACGTCCTTAATTTGCCAGACCTCAAACTTTAATGTTGATAAAGCTCATCTACTGTGTATATTTTCTCTGATTATATAGTTTTTTCTGTCTGTGTAAACGGTTTCAGTAATAAACAGTACGGATACTCAACATCAATTAAGTTCAATTACCCAATAAGCTAAAAATGGAAAGCacaatgtataaaaaaaaaataaaaaaaaatgaaacaacAGTATATACAAAACAGCAAATAAAAGAAGCCAGGGAAAAGAATGGGACCATACCCATGAGTGATGCCTCAAGCAAGTAGGTCCTCCAGAGAACCTGATCCATAGGTGACATAGTGCCAAGCTTTGCACCCTTGTTTTGGATCTTAATGATACTCATAAGGCTTGAAACAAGAATCACAGACATGGTACTAGCAATGGTCTTCACCGTGGCTGGACCCTTTCCCATCTTCAGTTGATCCAAACTCTTTATTACTAACTCTCTCAAGGGACCAATCTTTACCAGTAATAAGAATGCCACAACTCCCTCAGCAAAGAGAACTAAGAATAACAAATGAATCATCTCTGCTTCAACAAACAATGCCCACACTctatcttcaaaaaaaaaaaaaagggagttgAAGCCTATAGATCTATAGATTCAGGCAGAAATCAAAAAGAACCCCTTTCATTGAAACctaattgtcatctttgcttaacAGCACCAGAAAAATCCAGAACGaaatggaaaaattttaaaaataaaaagtaaaaaatgaAAAGTGGGTATgaactttcataagaaaaacaagaaaaaCCTGCTAAAAAAATCAGGTTTAATCTTAAAAACAAGGGGTTCCAAGGTTATAGATCTGCGGAATTAGCTCCTCTAAGCAAAAGGTGGAAGCttttcacaagtttcttttgcTTCCAGAAAAATAAAAACTTAATGGGTGGGGTTTAGGGATTAGTGGTAGGTGAATTAGAAAATAAGTAAACTTTTCGGCTGGCCAAAAGGGATTAG
It contains:
- the LOC110651378 gene encoding uncharacterized protein LOC110651378 isoform X1, encoding MYADRVEAAAKRSVKERLNGNSTDDFTRQRKITGKRQRQDDKWEHDLYDEDEPHVSNRKVSSQDLRLKLQKKNLPQASQTGRGSVSGMWDLREKLSGTMNSQPANADPPKRKLETAKPAIRSVAVDAPEPEIKKVSSVAPRKKSQQKADTSIEGFLQSIGLEKYLITFQAEEVDMTALVHMNDEDLKAIGIPMGPRKKILLALESRG
- the LOC110651378 gene encoding uncharacterized protein LOC110651378 isoform X2; translated protein: MKNAKEQRQDDKWEHDLYDEDEPHVSNRKVSSQDLRLKLQKKNLPQASQTGRGSVSGMWDLREKLSGTMNSQPANADPPKRKLETAKPAIRSVAVDAPEPEIKKVSSVAPRKKSQQKADTSIEGFLQSIGLEKYLITFQAEEVDMTALVHMNDEDLKAIGIPMGPRKKILLALESRG
- the LOC110651376 gene encoding putative pentatricopeptide repeat-containing protein At3g25060, mitochondrial; its protein translation is MRSLPWPNCLIPLLFACKDKISVAQIHTLMLTTGLSPNSNSLVRLIASYARVGDIVSARRIFDKLTQRGVDAWNSMIVAYSRIYPSEVLNLYYKMITEGVRPDSSTFTVVLKACSSLMELEAGEEIWHWAMDFGYGSDVFVVSSVLNLYAKSEKMDKAKVVFDKMLKRDIVSWTTMITGFVKSKRPSEAIDVYRRMQKAGFEGDGVAIVGLIQACGSLGDSKLGLSIHGYMVRREMAMDNVLLQTSLVDMYAKNGLLELASLVFKEMPHKNVISWGALISGFAQNGFAGNALELLVEMQSFGFKPDSVSLISALLACSQLGYLKWGKSLHGYIVRRLHFEQVSGTALIDMYAKCGARSYARTLFEQIDSRDLILWNAMIASYGIHGDGKEALSLFLQMRETNLNPDHATFASLLSACSHSGLVEEGKHWFHFMVNESKIQPDEKHYACMVDLLSRAGQVEEAYQLIKSMHTEPGLAIWVALLSGCYNYRNLLIGEMAAKKILESNPDDLGIYVLVSNFFSMAKKWDEAAVLRKIMKNTGMRKVPGYSAVEVNGKHQVFLMEHKSLNQYEDILQILGTLDDEMRANRCVPETELVFHGMEEVKGHFL
- the LOC110651377 gene encoding uncharacterized protein LOC110651377, encoding MIHLLFLVLFAEGVVAFLLLVKIGPLRELVIKSLDQLKMGKGPATVKTIASTMSVILVSSLMSIIKIQNKGAKLGTMSPMDQVLWRTYLLEASLMGFTLFLGFMIDRVHHYLTKLIGLRSSIGSSKEEAERLQKDKMQLKEKEEKASNEIKLLKEQISTLSENLNKLKLENEVKEKQIETAEAHVASLQKQSADLLLEYDRLLEDNQNLQAQGLGYKG